In one Methylobacterium sp. SyP6R genomic region, the following are encoded:
- a CDS encoding TFIIS helical bundle-like domain containing protein, whose protein sequence is MSLIGRIVTKILGNDDPRTRPDGRYDDRVPYTDSGNLVGRLVTKILRR, encoded by the coding sequence ATGAGCCTCATCGGCCGGATCGTCACCAAGATCCTGGGGAACGACGACCCCCGCACCCGCCCCGACGGCCGCTACGACGACCGGGTCCCCTACACCGATTCCGGCAACCTCGTCGGCCGCCTCGTCACCAAGATCCTGCGTCGCTGA
- a CDS encoding fatty acid desaturase, giving the protein MTDDTQNPAALGRAGDGTVRPDLAALAREVARHCAAYRDPVPRLALRQVANTLLPYLALCGFMLWAAAQGYEPWVLPLAVPAGGLLVRLFIIQHDCGHGSFLPSRAANDRLGRVLSLLTVTPYDTWKRAHALHHASTGDLSRRGTGDIHTLTVREYLALSQWHRLRYRLYRNPFILIVLGSPLNFLVLQRLPFGGGLPWRTAWRDVLALDLALVAGTALLAAAAGGIGPVLWVLLPVVSVAAWIGGWLFYVQHQYEETVWEGPEAWDFHRAALGGSSYYVLPRVLQWFTGNVGLHHIHHLNSRIPNYRLQECLDGHATLGEVGRLTLRDSLRCLGLALWDEEARKLIGFSGLRAAAGQAA; this is encoded by the coding sequence GTGACCGACGATACACAGAACCCCGCCGCGCTCGGCCGAGCCGGCGACGGGACCGTGCGGCCCGACCTCGCGGCGCTGGCGCGCGAGGTGGCGCGCCATTGCGCGGCCTACCGGGATCCCGTCCCGAGGCTCGCGCTCCGGCAGGTCGCCAACACCCTGCTGCCCTATCTCGCCCTCTGCGGATTCATGCTCTGGGCGGCGGCGCAGGGTTACGAACCCTGGGTGCTGCCGCTCGCCGTGCCGGCCGGCGGGCTGCTGGTGCGGCTGTTCATCATCCAGCACGATTGCGGGCACGGCTCGTTCCTGCCCTCCCGCGCCGCCAACGACCGGCTCGGCCGGGTCTTGAGCCTCCTGACAGTGACCCCCTACGACACCTGGAAGCGGGCGCACGCCCTGCACCACGCCTCCACCGGCGACCTCAGCCGCCGCGGCACGGGCGACATCCACACGCTGACCGTGCGCGAATACCTCGCCCTGTCGCAATGGCACCGGCTGCGCTACCGCCTCTACCGCAACCCGTTCATCCTCATCGTGCTCGGCTCGCCGCTCAACTTCCTGGTCCTGCAGCGGTTGCCGTTCGGCGGCGGCCTGCCGTGGCGCACGGCGTGGCGGGACGTGCTCGCCCTCGACCTCGCGCTGGTCGCAGGCACGGCGCTGCTCGCCGCGGCGGCCGGCGGCATCGGGCCGGTGCTGTGGGTGCTCCTGCCGGTCGTCAGCGTCGCCGCCTGGATCGGCGGCTGGCTGTTCTACGTCCAGCACCAGTACGAGGAGACCGTGTGGGAGGGGCCCGAGGCCTGGGACTTCCACCGGGCGGCGCTCGGCGGCAGCTCGTACTACGTCCTGCCGCGGGTGCTGCAATGGTTCACCGGCAATGTCGGCCTGCACCACATCCATCACCTCAACAGCCGCATCCCGAACTACCGCCTCCAGGAATGCCTGGACGGTCACGCGACGCTGGGCGAGGTCGGCCGCCTGACCCTGCGCGACAGCCTGCGCTGCCTCGGGCTCGCTTTGTGGGACGAGGAGGCCCGCAAGCTGATCGGGTTCTCGGGCTTGCGGGCTGCGGCCGGGCAGGCGGCGTGA
- a CDS encoding DUF502 domain-containing protein has translation MSEPSPLIPDPDPPVTRKRVSVRGRLRNYFFTGVIVAGPLAITIYITWWCISLIDGWVKPLVPSAYLPDHYLPFSVPGLGLVIAFVALTTLGALTANLVGRSVVEFGEVLLARTPVISGLYRGLRQVFETLFSTSGTSFRTVGLVEFPVKGTWSIVFLSAPAGPDVQTALGSGNDHVGVFLPCAPNPTTGFFFYLPRSEVIELSISVDDAAKLVMSAGVIQPEDPQNRLQAMAAGLRAAQVGPIDVPERTRLDA, from the coding sequence GTGTCGGAACCCTCGCCGCTGATCCCCGATCCGGACCCGCCGGTCACCCGCAAGCGGGTCAGCGTCCGCGGCCGGCTGCGCAACTACTTCTTCACCGGCGTGATCGTCGCCGGCCCGCTGGCGATCACGATCTACATCACCTGGTGGTGCATCAGCCTGATCGACGGCTGGGTCAAGCCGCTGGTGCCCTCGGCCTACCTGCCCGACCATTACCTGCCGTTCAGCGTGCCGGGCTTAGGCCTCGTCATCGCCTTCGTGGCGCTCACCACGCTGGGCGCGCTCACCGCCAACCTCGTCGGCCGCTCGGTGGTGGAGTTCGGCGAGGTGCTGCTCGCCCGCACGCCGGTGATCTCGGGGCTCTATCGTGGCCTGCGCCAGGTCTTCGAGACGCTGTTCTCCACCAGCGGCACCTCGTTCCGCACCGTCGGCCTGGTCGAGTTCCCGGTGAAGGGGACGTGGTCGATCGTGTTCCTGTCGGCCCCGGCGGGGCCCGACGTGCAGACCGCGCTCGGGAGCGGAAACGACCATGTCGGCGTGTTCCTGCCCTGCGCGCCGAACCCGACCACCGGCTTCTTCTTCTACCTGCCCCGCTCCGAGGTGATCGAATTGTCGATTAGCGTCGACGACGCGGCAAAGCTGGTGATGTCGGCCGGGGTGATCCAGCCCGAGGACCCGCAGAACCGCCTTCAGGCGATGGCGGCGGGCCTGCGCGCCGCCCAGGTCGGGCCGATCGACGTGCCGGAGCGGACCCGCCTGGACGCGTGA
- a CDS encoding autotransporter assembly complex protein TamA, whose translation MRERVDHRGANRARPSGAGVATTLGLGLVLGLGAAEPARAFDLFGLFGSEEAPPAPSPAALPYAVRFQGVEDEDLLRALQDTSSLYRLRNDAPPDGEGLLRRAEADAPRLVDALSGFGYYAGRVTFRIEDVVLGGDAAALAAVRAAEAARNRSLVAVRISVDQGPLYHLRTLTVLDPAGVPFPPEVVPARLTRLDGEVPARSATVLAREAALIDAFRRDGYPFAKVLRRQPVVDDTAHVMDVTFVVDPGPKARLGTVTVRGTQNLDPAVVRSFIYAEPGDPYSPQALSDIRRSVSRIEALGGVRVREGTALDPDGTLPVFVDVTERSPHIVGVSARYSTVDGPGVRAYWADRNLFGGGETLRIDADLSYLGLGTDYYARRRKLAGIETNGLGGRLAATFVKPALFGTRNDLLASAFIGREVQQSYLSDATGFTVAVRRRFADAFSAQVGLDGRFGSDRDALGKVDYALLGLNAGVTYDSTDSLLDPTRGFRVTASLTPYAGLGNSPDLLIAKAQGSTYYAFDDEGRYILAARLGFGSVSGASLADVPASLRFFAGGGGSIRGYSYRTVGPIGPYQLPIGGRSLLEGSIEGRIKITDTIGIVPFVDAGTAFAGTLPDFDERIRVAAGLGLRYYTGIGPIRVDLAVPLNPDKQLKQPPVALYISLGQAF comes from the coding sequence ATGCGGGAGCGGGTCGATCATCGCGGCGCGAACAGGGCGCGTCCGTCGGGTGCGGGAGTGGCGACGACGCTCGGGCTCGGGCTCGTCCTGGGTCTCGGGGCGGCGGAGCCGGCGCGGGCCTTCGACCTGTTCGGCCTGTTCGGGTCCGAGGAGGCGCCGCCGGCGCCGAGCCCGGCCGCCCTGCCCTACGCGGTCCGCTTCCAGGGCGTCGAGGACGAGGACCTGCTCCGCGCCCTCCAGGACACGTCGAGCCTCTACCGCCTGCGCAACGACGCGCCACCGGACGGCGAGGGCCTGCTGCGCCGGGCCGAGGCCGACGCGCCCCGCCTCGTCGATGCGCTCTCGGGATTCGGCTACTATGCCGGCCGGGTGACCTTCCGCATCGAGGACGTGGTGCTCGGCGGCGATGCCGCGGCTTTGGCCGCCGTGCGCGCCGCCGAGGCCGCCCGCAACCGCAGCCTCGTGGCTGTGCGGATCTCCGTCGACCAGGGCCCGCTCTATCACCTGCGCACCCTCACGGTGCTCGATCCGGCGGGCGTGCCCTTCCCCCCGGAGGTCGTGCCGGCCCGCCTCACCCGCCTCGACGGCGAGGTGCCGGCCCGCTCGGCGACCGTGCTCGCCCGCGAGGCGGCGCTGATCGATGCGTTTCGCCGCGACGGCTACCCCTTCGCCAAGGTGCTGCGGCGCCAGCCGGTGGTGGACGACACCGCCCACGTCATGGACGTGACCTTCGTGGTCGATCCCGGGCCGAAGGCGCGGCTCGGCACCGTCACGGTGCGGGGTACGCAAAACCTCGATCCGGCGGTGGTGCGCTCCTTCATCTATGCCGAGCCGGGCGATCCCTACTCGCCGCAGGCTTTGTCCGACATCCGCCGCTCGGTCTCGCGGATCGAGGCGCTCGGCGGCGTGCGGGTGCGCGAGGGCACGGCGCTCGACCCCGACGGCACCCTGCCGGTCTTCGTCGACGTCACCGAGCGCTCGCCGCACATCGTCGGGGTGTCGGCCCGCTACTCCACCGTCGACGGGCCGGGGGTGCGCGCCTACTGGGCCGACCGCAACCTGTTCGGCGGCGGCGAGACCCTGCGGATCGACGCCGACCTGTCCTATCTCGGCCTCGGCACCGACTACTACGCCCGCCGCCGCAAGCTCGCCGGCATCGAGACCAACGGGCTCGGCGGCCGGCTCGCCGCGACCTTCGTCAAGCCCGCCCTGTTCGGCACCCGCAACGACCTCCTCGCCAGCGCCTTCATCGGCCGCGAGGTGCAGCAATCCTATCTCAGCGACGCCACCGGCTTCACGGTGGCGGTGCGCCGCCGCTTCGCCGACGCCTTCTCGGCGCAGGTCGGCCTCGACGGCCGGTTCGGCTCGGATCGCGACGCGCTCGGCAAGGTCGATTACGCCCTCCTCGGCCTGAATGCCGGCGTCACCTACGATTCCACCGACAGCCTGCTCGACCCGACCCGAGGCTTTCGCGTCACCGCCTCGCTCACCCCCTATGCGGGTCTCGGCAACAGCCCGGACCTCCTCATCGCCAAGGCGCAAGGCTCGACCTATTATGCGTTCGACGACGAGGGCCGCTACATCCTGGCCGCCCGCCTCGGCTTCGGCTCGGTCAGCGGTGCGAGCCTTGCCGACGTGCCGGCGTCCTTGCGCTTCTTTGCCGGCGGCGGCGGCTCGATCCGCGGCTATTCCTACCGCACCGTCGGGCCGATCGGCCCCTACCAGCTGCCGATCGGCGGGCGCTCGCTGCTCGAGGGCTCGATCGAGGGCCGGATCAAGATCACCGACACGATCGGCATCGTGCCCTTCGTCGATGCCGGCACGGCGTTTGCCGGCACCCTACCGGATTTCGACGAGCGCATCCGCGTCGCGGCGGGCTTGGGCCTGCGCTACTACACCGGCATCGGCCCGATCCGGGTCGATCTCGCGGTGCCGCTGAACCCCGACAAGCAGCTCAAGCAGCCGCCGGTCGCCCTCTACATCAGCCTCGGTCAGGCCTTCTGA
- a CDS encoding DUF6925 family protein, whose protein sequence is MRAVLRRALADPDVTWSLGGYGAGATFRRDPGEPAARPGGGRPGLVTPRGALVLGEADTLVPVAYESALGGEDWSQALALCRPLDALPPCPAAVVSECGPDTHAARTGDRDGVLFGLGLPLRQARLLARVRGDAVRALRAACGRPADAALWQRLPGLGAVLVAVHGRDRIEVVLPDAHPGPRALWFDKLLRQGRLHAATAPIPAGLAPVIHLHPSHPLTTSGDDLGRHAVFQDWLARWGDPALVALKDRILAGEAVTVPDTRAARGVARVARAQRRSLAQARAAGSIDEDADESVSPSVPPTTSS, encoded by the coding sequence TTGAGGGCGGTCCTGCGTCGCGCCCTGGCCGATCCCGACGTGACCTGGAGCCTCGGCGGCTACGGGGCGGGCGCCACCTTCCGGCGCGATCCCGGCGAGCCGGCGGCGAGGCCCGGCGGCGGGCGCCCCGGCCTCGTCACCCCCCGCGGCGCCCTGGTGCTGGGCGAGGCCGACACCCTGGTGCCGGTGGCCTACGAGTCGGCGCTCGGCGGCGAGGACTGGAGCCAGGCTCTCGCCCTGTGCCGGCCGCTCGACGCCCTGCCGCCCTGCCCTGCCGCCGTCGTGAGCGAATGCGGCCCCGACACGCACGCCGCGCGGACCGGGGACCGGGACGGGGTGCTGTTCGGCCTCGGCCTGCCCCTGCGCCAGGCCCGGCTCCTCGCCCGGGTGCGGGGCGACGCCGTCCGGGCGCTCCGCGCCGCCTGCGGACGCCCTGCCGACGCCGCCCTCTGGCAGCGCCTGCCCGGGCTCGGGGCGGTGCTGGTGGCGGTCCACGGCCGCGACCGCATCGAGGTCGTGCTGCCCGACGCCCATCCGGGGCCGCGCGCCCTCTGGTTCGACAAGCTCCTGCGCCAGGGCCGCCTGCACGCCGCCACGGCCCCGATCCCGGCCGGCCTCGCCCCGGTGATCCACCTGCATCCGTCGCACCCGCTGACGACGAGCGGCGACGATCTCGGCCGGCATGCCGTGTTCCAGGACTGGCTGGCGCGCTGGGGCGATCCGGCGCTCGTGGCGCTGAAAGACCGCATCCTCGCCGGGGAGGCGGTCACGGTGCCGGACACGCGGGCGGCGCGGGGCGTGGCGCGGGTGGCGCGGGCGCAACGGCGGTCTCTGGCTCAGGCGCGCGCCGCCGGGTCGATCGACGAGGATGCGGATGAATCGGTCTCTCCGTCCGTCCCACCCACGACCTCATCCTGA
- a CDS encoding translocation/assembly module TamB domain-containing protein, translating into MKIPALFSGSTRSGKGFGLPRLLTAAIAVSLLALAWLGHAATGEAAEGETTILGDLLSRALSTPASRVSIGAVDGALSSDATIRDVAIADRDGVWLRLDKARLIWRRTALLSRRLEIDRLEIGRLEVLRRPLPSATPPSQDKEALLPDLPVKVVVKAFALSDLVLGEPVLGEPARIGGAGQATLGDPREGLDLGFGLRRLDKPGTVTLKLVYVPETSRLEVKLAQDEPEGGLAARLMNLPGLPPVSLDLDGNGTLDAWNAALAFKAGEGIGADGKARIDRVGAERRMVLDLASRVEGLMPGPLAAVFSGTTRLDGSLRFADSGAVQVDRFELTSRTARLALNGGVDAARNADLTLQARALPTEGGVTKAGDSTLEALVLDASLKGPLAAPAVRGTLRAAGLSAAGSRLGRASADLVAEPLPRTPDGQSFRLDAKAEVDGLHLADPAMRRAIGPKASFNLTGRIDPNGVADLDAVTIEAPTAKARYAGRIGRDVVAGTLQAELPDLAAFSLAAGRPLGGRVAVKALLSGDPGRAGVTADVEASTEKLFLGTPALDRTLGREPRFAGRLTRLPDGYAVQAARLTGTAVTATVDGRATEAKADMTGRVDLTDLATLDPELAGKAGLEARLTGSLEHPDVALTVSAPEARAMGRPIRDLAAKANVTDATGALDGTVALSGRVDGKPLSGDLHLARRGADWVLDRLGLTLGSVALTGRATVDPASRLAEGAVSLKAGNLDDLSALALTRLQGRLDAAIALSRTGGRQDATVRATGEGVRAAGVALSRLDADLAGTDLWTSPRVSGRLNADRLVAGSETIEAIRLDAKPAPDGSDLVLQARARGFALDGAARLVPAAHPRLDLSRFSAVRVADRLTLAGPATVTVKDEGVTVAGLAIAAGSGRAHLDGTIGKTLDLRLGLKSLPLAMARIASPSLNLSGILDGEAALTGPAASPEGRYSLSVSRLVTPETRSAGLPPIDAKASGRIEDGRAGLDGTVNAGRGVQIALSGSIPVEAGGTLALRTRGTVDAALANTLLAAGGQRLTGRVALDAGIGGTLQAPKIDGSAVLTGGSFTDPLNGVSLTDIQGLVAGRGDTLVIERLTAATRNGGTLQVQGRVAVEPAAGFPGNLTIRADRAELVSSQLMTLITGLNLSLTGPLARTPRVSGQVDVVSLDVSVPDRLPATVQPLPGIRHVNTPPQMRARLAARARREAAARRGRKAPPFLATLDLAVNAPGRITVRGRGIDAELGGSLRLTGTSAAPVANGAFAMRRGRIQIVGQRLDFTRGRLTFAGDLTAPDLDFQAQSQAGDVTAKIAVTGPANQPDFALSSEPPLPQDEVLSRLLFKKASGGLSPFQALQLAQAVAQLSGGSGGPDVFESARKGLGLDSLDIQAGSKGGAAVGLSRAIGERVNVGVRAGARPEDSAATITYDVTGRIKVQGEAGADGRTAVGVGAEWEY; encoded by the coding sequence ATGAAGATCCCGGCGCTCTTCAGCGGCTCCACTCGCTCGGGAAAAGGCTTTGGCTTGCCCCGCCTCCTCACCGCCGCCATCGCCGTCAGCCTCCTGGCGCTCGCCTGGCTCGGCCACGCCGCCACCGGCGAGGCGGCGGAGGGCGAGACCACGATCCTCGGCGACCTCCTGTCCCGCGCCCTCTCGACCCCGGCCTCGCGGGTCTCGATCGGCGCCGTCGACGGGGCGCTCTCCTCCGACGCCACGATCCGCGACGTCGCCATCGCCGACCGCGACGGCGTCTGGCTGCGCCTCGACAAGGCGCGGCTGATCTGGCGCCGCACCGCGCTGCTGTCGCGGCGCCTGGAGATCGACCGGCTGGAGATCGGGCGGCTCGAGGTCTTGCGCCGCCCCCTGCCCTCCGCCACCCCGCCGTCGCAGGACAAGGAGGCGCTGCTGCCCGACCTGCCAGTCAAGGTGGTGGTCAAGGCCTTCGCGCTCTCCGACCTCGTGCTGGGCGAGCCGGTGCTCGGCGAGCCCGCCCGCATCGGCGGGGCTGGACAGGCCACCCTCGGCGACCCGCGCGAGGGCCTCGATCTCGGATTCGGCCTGCGCCGGCTCGACAAGCCCGGCACCGTGACCCTCAAGCTCGTCTACGTGCCGGAGACGAGCCGCCTGGAGGTGAAGCTCGCCCAGGACGAGCCGGAAGGCGGCCTCGCGGCACGGCTGATGAACCTGCCGGGCTTGCCCCCCGTGAGCCTCGATCTCGACGGCAACGGCACGCTGGACGCCTGGAACGCGGCTCTCGCCTTCAAGGCCGGCGAGGGCATCGGCGCCGACGGCAAGGCCCGCATCGACCGGGTCGGGGCTGAGCGCCGGATGGTGCTCGACCTCGCCTCGCGGGTCGAAGGCCTGATGCCCGGGCCGCTCGCCGCCGTGTTCTCCGGCACCACCCGGCTCGACGGGTCGCTGCGCTTCGCCGATTCCGGCGCGGTGCAGGTCGACCGGTTCGAGCTGACCTCCCGCACCGCGCGGCTGGCGCTGAACGGCGGGGTCGACGCGGCCCGCAACGCCGACCTGACCTTGCAAGCCCGGGCGCTCCCGACCGAGGGCGGCGTCACCAAGGCCGGTGACTCGACCCTCGAAGCCCTGGTGCTGGATGCGAGCCTGAAAGGCCCCCTCGCCGCCCCCGCCGTGCGCGGGACCCTGCGCGCCGCCGGCCTCTCGGCGGCGGGCAGCCGGCTCGGCCGGGCGAGCGCCGACCTCGTCGCCGAGCCGCTGCCGCGCACACCGGACGGCCAGTCCTTCCGCCTCGACGCGAAGGCCGAGGTGGACGGCCTCCACCTCGCCGATCCGGCCATGCGGCGGGCGATCGGCCCGAAGGCGTCCTTTAACCTCACCGGCCGCATCGACCCGAACGGCGTCGCCGATCTCGACGCGGTCACCATCGAGGCGCCGACCGCCAAGGCCCGCTATGCCGGCCGTATCGGCCGCGACGTGGTGGCGGGCACGCTCCAGGCGGAATTGCCCGACCTCGCGGCCTTCTCGCTCGCCGCCGGCCGGCCGCTCGGCGGCCGCGTCGCCGTGAAGGCGCTGCTCTCCGGCGATCCCGGCCGGGCCGGCGTGACCGCCGATGTCGAGGCGAGCACCGAAAAGCTGTTCCTCGGCACCCCCGCCCTCGACCGGACTCTCGGCCGCGAGCCGCGATTCGCCGGCCGCCTCACCCGCCTGCCCGACGGCTACGCCGTCCAGGCCGCGCGCCTGACCGGCACGGCGGTGACCGCCACGGTCGACGGCCGCGCCACCGAGGCCAAGGCCGACATGACCGGCCGGGTCGACCTCACCGACCTCGCCACCCTCGATCCCGAACTCGCCGGGAAGGCGGGGTTAGAGGCGCGTCTCACCGGATCGCTGGAGCACCCGGACGTCGCCCTGACCGTCTCGGCCCCCGAGGCCCGGGCGATGGGCCGGCCGATCCGCGACCTCGCGGCCAAGGCGAACGTGACCGACGCCACCGGCGCCCTCGACGGCACCGTGGCCCTGTCCGGCCGGGTCGACGGCAAGCCGCTCTCCGGCGACCTCCACCTCGCCAGGCGCGGCGCCGACTGGGTGCTCGACCGGCTCGGCCTGACCCTCGGCTCGGTGGCGCTCACCGGCCGCGCCACCGTCGATCCGGCCTCCCGCCTCGCCGAGGGTGCGGTGTCGCTCAAGGCCGGCAACCTCGACGACCTCTCGGCCCTGGCGCTCACCCGGCTCCAGGGGCGCCTCGATGCCGCGATCGCGCTGAGCCGCACCGGCGGCAGGCAGGACGCGACGGTGCGGGCGACCGGCGAGGGCGTGCGGGCGGCAGGCGTGGCGCTCTCGCGCCTCGACGCGGATCTCGCCGGCACCGACCTCTGGACCAGCCCCCGGGTCTCCGGCCGGCTCAACGCCGACCGGCTCGTGGCCGGCTCCGAGACGATCGAGGCGATCCGCCTCGACGCCAAGCCCGCGCCCGACGGCAGCGACCTCGTGCTCCAGGCCCGGGCCCGGGGCTTTGCCCTCGACGGCGCCGCCCGGCTGGTCCCGGCCGCCCATCCCCGCCTCGACCTGTCGCGCTTCAGCGCCGTGCGCGTGGCCGACCGGCTGACGCTCGCGGGTCCCGCGACCGTGACCGTCAAGGACGAGGGCGTGACGGTGGCGGGCCTCGCCATCGCCGCCGGCTCCGGCCGCGCCCATCTCGACGGCACGATCGGCAAGACCCTCGACCTGCGGCTCGGTCTCAAGAGCCTGCCGCTCGCCATGGCCCGCATCGCCTCGCCGAGCCTGAATCTGTCGGGCATTCTCGACGGCGAGGCGGCGCTGACCGGTCCGGCCGCGAGCCCGGAGGGACGCTATTCCTTGAGCGTTTCGCGCCTTGTGACGCCCGAGACCCGCTCCGCCGGCCTGCCGCCGATCGACGCCAAGGCCTCCGGCCGGATCGAGGACGGCCGCGCCGGCCTCGACGGGACGGTGAATGCGGGGCGCGGGGTGCAGATCGCCCTGTCCGGTTCGATCCCCGTCGAGGCCGGCGGCACGCTCGCCTTGCGCACCCGCGGCACCGTCGATGCGGCGCTCGCCAACACCCTGCTGGCGGCGGGCGGCCAGCGCCTGACCGGCCGGGTCGCGCTCGATGCCGGGATCGGCGGCACGCTCCAGGCCCCGAAGATCGACGGTTCGGCGGTGCTCACCGGCGGCAGCTTCACCGATCCGCTGAACGGCGTCAGCCTCACCGACATCCAGGGCCTGGTTGCCGGGCGCGGCGACACGCTCGTGATCGAGCGCCTGACCGCTGCCACCCGCAACGGCGGCACGCTCCAGGTCCAGGGCCGCGTCGCCGTCGAGCCGGCGGCGGGTTTTCCCGGCAACCTGACCATCCGGGCCGACCGGGCCGAGCTGGTCTCGAGCCAGCTGATGACGCTGATCACCGGCCTCAACCTGTCGCTCACCGGGCCGCTCGCCCGCACCCCGCGGGTCTCCGGCCAGGTCGACGTCGTCTCCCTCGACGTGTCGGTGCCCGACCGCCTGCCCGCCACGGTGCAGCCGCTGCCCGGCATCCGCCACGTCAACACCCCGCCGCAGATGCGCGCCCGCCTCGCGGCGCGGGCCAGGCGCGAGGCGGCGGCCCGGCGCGGCCGCAAGGCCCCGCCCTTCCTCGCCACCCTCGACCTCGCGGTGAACGCGCCCGGCCGCATCACCGTGCGCGGGCGCGGCATCGACGCCGAACTCGGCGGCTCGCTGCGCCTCACCGGCACCTCGGCGGCGCCGGTGGCGAACGGCGCCTTCGCGATGCGCCGCGGCCGGATCCAGATCGTCGGCCAGCGCCTCGACTTCACCCGCGGCCGCCTGACCTTCGCGGGCGACCTGACCGCGCCCGACCTCGACTTCCAGGCCCAGTCCCAGGCCGGCGACGTCACCGCCAAGATCGCCGTCACCGGCCCGGCCAACCAGCCCGACTTCGCGCTCTCCTCCGAGCCGCCGCTGCCGCAGGACGAGGTCCTGTCGCGGCTCCTGTTCAAGAAGGCCTCGGGCGGGCTCTCCCCGTTCCAGGCGCTGCAACTGGCGCAGGCCGTCGCCCAGCTCTCCGGCGGATCGGGCGGGCCCGACGTGTTCGAGAGCGCCCGCAAGGGGCTGGGCCTCGACAGCCTCGACATCCAGGCCGGATCGAAGGGCGGTGCGGCGGTCGGCCTGTCGCGGGCGATCGGCGAGCGGGTGAATGTCGGCGTGCGCGCCGGGGCGCGTCCGGAGGACAGCGCGGCCACCATCACCTACGACGTGACCGGGCGGATCAAGGTCCAGGGCGAGGCCGGGGCGGATGGGCGGACAGCCGTGGGGGTGGGGGCGGAGTGGGAGTATTGA
- a CDS encoding histone deacetylase family protein encodes MVPVVFHPAYEAALPEGHRFPMGKYGQLAATITARGLVPDGFVIPEPASPDLIGLAHDAVYVEQVVTGTVPRAVERAIGLPVDAGVARRSLASAGGTLLAARLALRGGLAGSTAGGSHHGRRDGGRGFCVFNDVAVAALALKREGTIRRALVIDLDVHQGDGTADCLRGEPDLFTFSMHAEKNYPTDKVPGDLDIGLPDGLTDDDYLAALSQHVPRLLDGQRPDLVFYNAGVDPHRDDRLGRLALSDDGLRRREAYVIGEAHRRGIPLAAVIGGGYATDIAALAARHALVFEAMAERA; translated from the coding sequence ATGGTTCCGGTCGTGTTCCACCCGGCCTACGAGGCCGCGCTGCCGGAGGGCCACCGCTTCCCGATGGGCAAGTACGGGCAGCTCGCCGCCACGATCACGGCCCGCGGCCTGGTGCCCGACGGCTTCGTGATCCCTGAGCCCGCGAGCCCGGACCTGATCGGACTCGCCCATGACGCGGTCTATGTCGAGCAGGTCGTCACCGGGACGGTGCCCCGGGCGGTCGAGCGGGCGATCGGCCTGCCGGTCGATGCCGGGGTGGCGCGGCGCTCGCTCGCCTCGGCCGGCGGCACGCTGCTCGCCGCGCGGCTGGCGCTCCGGGGCGGCCTTGCCGGCAGTACCGCGGGCGGCAGCCACCACGGCAGGCGCGACGGGGGGCGGGGGTTCTGCGTCTTCAACGACGTCGCGGTGGCGGCCCTCGCCTTGAAGCGCGAGGGCACGATCCGCCGGGCGCTGGTCATCGACCTCGACGTGCACCAGGGCGACGGCACCGCCGATTGCCTGCGCGGCGAACCCGACCTGTTCACCTTCTCGATGCATGCCGAGAAGAACTACCCGACCGACAAGGTGCCGGGGGACCTCGATATCGGCCTGCCCGACGGGCTGACCGACGACGATTACCTGGCGGCGCTGAGCCAGCACGTGCCGCGCCTCCTCGACGGGCAGCGCCCGGATCTCGTCTTCTACAATGCCGGCGTCGATCCCCACCGCGACGACCGGCTCGGCCGCCTGGCGCTCTCCGACGACGGCCTGCGCCGGCGCGAGGCCTACGTGATCGGCGAGGCGCATCGGCGCGGCATCCCCCTCGCCGCGGTGATCGGCGGCGGCTATGCGACCGACATCGCGGCGCTGGCGGCCCGCCACGCCCTGGTCTTCGAGGCGATGGCGGAGCGGGCGTGA